The following are from one region of the Prochlorococcus marinus str. SB genome:
- a CDS encoding endonuclease MutS2 codes for MPEKNYSKKSYSGKTLEEESISLLEWDSLKTHLSSFASTEMGKRAILSIGIPSEYEDSKRLLNETVEINELENNLDKSISFSGVFDISRNIEICSKGGVISSSELLEIAKTISAASNLKKILFDFEERPYISSFTKNLIDHQNIETIFKKGIESNGRISDNASNELSILRKELLSKKLERKILVEKFIQKNLAYLQDTTIGDRYGRPVLAVKVNYVDKFKGIIHDSSSSGNTIYFEPENVVIKGNKIASLEARITAEEFKLLKKWSQVVSDNSESLIEMASILLRLENAVTRSRYSKWIGGKTPTFDKNPIISLIGFSHPLLIWEHKKKGAPPPVAVDFHINRNIRVVAITGPNTGGKTAALKGLGLSLLMARAGLLIPSTNNPIIPFCPNIYVDIGDNQSLEENLSTFSGHISRIKEILDSLDNKKGLSVVLLDEIGSGTDPLEGSALAMALLKEFANKSDITLATTHYGDIKALKYNDSRFENVSVAFDEDSLKPKYILNWGIPGRSNALSISKRIGLDESILNEAANYLKPKEVDNINSIIKGLEEERIKQQNSAEEAAELIARTEILHDELKKNYEYQKINAEKIQEIERSKLSKHIVSAKKEVIDLIKKLRDKNVNGEDTRIIGKRLKEIETEHLTPKKFEKSISWNPQVGDFVKIKSLNSTGKIVDLDKKGGFYEVKCGAFRSTLSVNDFEGINGEKPNFKMSKIEINSTREDFSFSEIRTSKNTIDVRGLRVHEAEIIIEEKIRKFHGPLWIVHGIGTGKLKKGLRNWLSGLNYVDKIEDAANEEGGPGCSIAWIK; via the coding sequence ATGCCAGAGAAAAATTACTCTAAAAAATCATATTCAGGTAAAACATTAGAAGAAGAATCTATAAGTCTTTTAGAGTGGGATTCATTAAAAACGCATTTATCTTCATTCGCCTCAACGGAAATGGGTAAACGAGCAATTTTAAGTATTGGTATTCCCTCAGAATACGAAGACTCTAAAAGACTGTTGAATGAAACTGTTGAAATAAATGAGCTAGAAAATAATTTAGATAAATCAATTAGTTTTTCTGGTGTTTTTGATATTAGTAGAAATATTGAAATTTGTTCCAAGGGAGGTGTAATTTCATCTTCTGAATTGTTAGAAATAGCGAAAACAATTTCTGCTGCAAGCAATTTAAAAAAAATCTTATTCGATTTTGAAGAAAGGCCTTATATTTCATCATTTACAAAAAATTTAATTGACCATCAGAATATCGAAACAATTTTTAAAAAAGGTATTGAATCTAATGGAAGGATTTCAGACAATGCGAGTAATGAACTATCTATTCTTAGAAAAGAATTATTATCTAAGAAACTTGAAAGAAAAATATTAGTTGAAAAATTTATTCAAAAGAATTTAGCTTATTTGCAAGATACTACTATTGGAGATCGATATGGTAGGCCTGTTTTAGCAGTCAAAGTTAATTATGTAGATAAATTTAAAGGCATAATTCATGACTCTTCATCCTCAGGCAATACAATATATTTTGAGCCTGAAAATGTAGTTATTAAAGGTAATAAGATTGCTTCTTTAGAGGCTAGGATCACAGCAGAAGAATTTAAATTACTAAAGAAATGGTCCCAAGTTGTTAGTGATAATTCAGAAAGTCTTATTGAAATGGCATCAATTTTATTGAGATTAGAAAATGCTGTAACTCGTTCAAGATATTCGAAATGGATTGGAGGTAAAACTCCTACCTTTGATAAAAATCCTATTATTTCTTTAATTGGTTTTTCTCATCCATTATTGATTTGGGAACACAAGAAAAAAGGAGCCCCTCCCCCAGTGGCTGTCGATTTTCATATAAATAGAAATATTAGGGTTGTAGCTATTACAGGTCCAAATACTGGAGGTAAAACGGCAGCTTTAAAAGGTTTGGGTTTGTCTTTACTTATGGCTAGAGCAGGATTATTGATACCCTCAACGAATAACCCCATTATCCCTTTTTGTCCAAATATATATGTGGATATAGGAGATAATCAATCATTAGAAGAAAATTTATCTACTTTCAGTGGTCATATATCCCGCATAAAAGAGATATTGGATTCACTTGATAATAAGAAAGGATTATCTGTTGTTTTGTTAGATGAGATTGGATCTGGCACGGATCCTCTTGAAGGAAGTGCTCTTGCGATGGCTTTATTAAAAGAATTTGCAAATAAATCTGATATTACTTTAGCAACTACACATTATGGAGATATTAAGGCTTTAAAATATAATGACTCAAGATTTGAAAACGTATCAGTTGCCTTTGATGAGGATTCTTTGAAGCCAAAGTATATACTCAACTGGGGTATTCCTGGGAGAAGTAATGCTTTGTCAATTTCAAAGAGAATTGGTCTCGATGAAAGCATACTTAATGAAGCTGCAAATTATCTAAAGCCAAAAGAGGTTGATAATATTAACAGTATTATTAAAGGACTTGAGGAAGAGAGGATTAAGCAACAAAATTCTGCAGAAGAGGCTGCAGAACTGATTGCAAGGACTGAAATATTACATGATGAACTGAAGAAAAATTATGAATATCAAAAAATAAATGCTGAAAAAATTCAAGAAATTGAAAGGTCTAAATTATCAAAACATATTGTATCCGCTAAAAAAGAGGTGATAGATTTGATTAAAAAATTAAGAGATAAAAATGTTAATGGAGAGGATACGAGAATTATTGGAAAAAGATTAAAGGAAATTGAGACGGAACATTTAACCCCAAAAAAATTTGAAAAGTCAATATCATGGAATCCTCAGGTAGGCGATTTTGTAAAAATTAAAAGTCTAAATAGTACAGGAAAAATTGTAGATTTAGATAAAAAAGGTGGTTTTTACGAAGTTAAATGTGGTGCATTCAGAAGCACATTATCTGTAAATGACTTTGAAGGTATTAATGGTGAAAAGCCTAATTTCAAAATGTCAAAGATTGAGATCAACTCTACAAGAGAAGATTTTTCTTTTTCTGAAATTAGAACGAGTAAAAATACAATTGATGTAAGAGGGCTAAGAGTTCATGAAGCCGAAATAATTATTGAGGAGAAAATTAGAAAATTTCATGGACCGCTATGGATTGTCCATGGAATTGGTACAGGGAAATTAAAAAAAGGACTAAGAAATTGGTTATCAGGTTTAAATTATGTTGATAAGATTGAAGATGCAGCCAACGAAGAGGGTGGACCTGGTTGCAGTATTGCGTGGATAAAATAA
- a CDS encoding VOC family protein, with amino-acid sequence MKLSQEVNRIGHIALRVENLERAKSFYIKLGMNLVWDDKDWSYLEAGKGKDGLALLGPSYKAAGPHFAFHFENKKEVENIQNDLKNSGLKVGPLHEHRDGTASFYMKDTEGNWLEMLYVPPEGIQSNV; translated from the coding sequence TTGAAGTTATCACAAGAAGTAAATAGGATTGGTCACATCGCACTTAGAGTAGAGAATCTCGAAAGGGCCAAGTCTTTTTATATTAAGCTTGGTATGAATTTAGTTTGGGATGATAAAGATTGGTCTTATTTAGAAGCAGGTAAAGGGAAAGATGGACTTGCGTTGTTGGGCCCTAGCTACAAAGCTGCAGGACCACACTTTGCATTTCATTTTGAAAATAAAAAAGAAGTTGAAAATATTCAAAATGATTTAAAGAATTCTGGTTTAAAAGTTGGTCCTTTACATGAACATAGAGATGGAACAGCATCTTTTTATATGAAGGATACTGAAGGAAACTGGCTCGAGATGCTTTATGTTCCTCCTGAAGGGATTCAATCGAATGTTTGA
- the hemB gene encoding porphobilinogen synthase: MNSIMRPRRLRRTEAIRDMVRENHLKASDFIYPLFIHEKDGKEEISAMPGTYRWDINGLIKEVTRAWELGIRCVVLFPKINDSLKTEDGAECFNEDGLIPKAIRILKKEIPEMAIMTDVALDPYSCDGHDGLVDETGKILNDETIEILKKQALTQARAGADFIGPSDMMDGRVGAIRTALDSQGFSDVGIISYTAKYSSAYYGPFRTALDSAPRENSKKIIPDNKSTYQMDPANSKEALIESALDQYEGADILMVKPGISYLDIVYKLSTFSNKPIAAYNVSGEYSMVKSAAMKNWINEKDIVLETLLSFKRAGAKLILTYHACDASQWLQDN; encoded by the coding sequence ATGAATTCTATTATGCGTCCTAGAAGATTAAGAAGAACTGAGGCAATTAGAGATATGGTTAGAGAAAACCATCTAAAGGCATCCGACTTTATATATCCATTATTTATTCATGAAAAAGACGGTAAAGAGGAAATTTCAGCAATGCCCGGAACTTATAGATGGGATATTAATGGCTTAATAAAAGAGGTTACTAGGGCATGGGAATTGGGAATAAGGTGTGTGGTTCTTTTCCCCAAAATCAATGATAGCTTAAAGACTGAAGATGGAGCAGAATGTTTTAATGAAGACGGTTTAATACCTAAAGCTATTCGAATATTAAAAAAAGAGATTCCTGAAATGGCAATAATGACTGATGTTGCCTTGGACCCATATTCTTGTGATGGTCATGACGGATTAGTTGATGAAACTGGAAAGATATTGAACGACGAAACAATCGAAATTTTAAAAAAACAAGCTTTAACACAAGCAAGAGCCGGAGCTGATTTTATTGGCCCTAGTGACATGATGGATGGGAGAGTTGGAGCAATTAGGACTGCTCTTGATAGTCAAGGATTTAGTGATGTAGGAATTATTAGTTATACAGCTAAATATTCATCTGCTTATTATGGTCCATTTAGAACTGCTTTAGATTCGGCTCCTAGAGAAAATAGTAAGAAGATAATTCCAGACAATAAGTCTACATATCAAATGGACCCTGCCAATTCAAAAGAGGCTTTAATTGAATCTGCATTGGATCAGTATGAAGGAGCTGATATTTTGATGGTAAAACCAGGAATTTCATATTTGGATATTGTTTATAAACTAAGTACATTTTCAAATAAGCCCATAGCTGCATACAACGTTAGTGGGGAGTACTCCATGGTAAAGTCTGCTGCTATGAAAAACTGGATTAATGAAAAAGATATTGTTTTAGAAACGTTGCTTAGTTTCAAAAGAGCAGGAGCAAAACTGATACTCACTTATCATGCTTGTGATGCATCTCAATGGTTGCAGGATAATTAA
- a CDS encoding SulP family inorganic anion transporter: MKIINGFHLKNVRGDILGGITAAVVALPLALAFGNAALGPGGAIYGLYGAVVVGFLAALFGGTPAQVSGPTGPMSVTVAGVVAGLAAVGVPRDLSAGQILPLVMAAVVIGGLLQILFGILKLGKYITLVPYSVVSGFMSGIGVIIIALQIGPLLGISTRGGVVESLSTVFSNFQPNGAAIGVAIMTLGIVFLTPRKISQWVPSPLLALLIVTPISILIFGDGAIDRIGEIPRGVPSLNFPSFNQYFPIIFKAGLVLAVLGAIDSLLTSLVADNISQTKHNSDRELIGQGIGNAVAGLFSGLPGAGATMRTVINVKSGGSTPISGMVHSVVLLIVLVGAGPLAEQIPTALLAGILIKVGLDIIDWGFLRRAHKLSLKTSVVMYGVLLMTVFWDLIWAVLVGVFIANMLTIDSITETQLEGMDEDNPLSEDDQGKNALPADEKALLDRCSGEVMLFRLKGPLSFGAAKGISERMMLVRNYKVLILDITDVPRLGVTATLAIEDMMQEAKNNSRKAFVAGANEKVKDRLAKFGVEGIIETRKEALETALNEIA; this comes from the coding sequence TTGAAAATAATTAATGGATTTCATCTAAAGAATGTAAGAGGAGATATTCTTGGAGGGATCACAGCCGCTGTGGTGGCTCTGCCCCTCGCTCTTGCTTTTGGTAATGCTGCGTTAGGACCTGGCGGGGCAATTTATGGACTATATGGGGCAGTAGTAGTTGGTTTTTTAGCAGCATTATTCGGCGGAACGCCTGCTCAAGTTAGTGGGCCTACCGGTCCAATGAGTGTAACTGTTGCTGGAGTAGTAGCAGGCTTAGCAGCAGTGGGGGTTCCAAGAGATCTTTCTGCAGGACAAATTTTACCTTTAGTGATGGCAGCAGTAGTAATTGGTGGCTTACTGCAAATATTATTTGGGATTCTCAAACTAGGTAAATACATTACTTTAGTTCCATATTCTGTTGTGTCAGGATTCATGTCTGGTATTGGAGTCATAATAATTGCACTTCAGATTGGGCCATTACTAGGAATTAGTACTAGAGGTGGAGTAGTTGAATCTTTATCCACTGTATTTTCAAATTTCCAGCCAAACGGTGCTGCTATTGGAGTAGCAATAATGACACTGGGTATAGTATTTCTAACACCTAGAAAAATAAGTCAATGGGTTCCTTCTCCTCTCTTAGCCCTATTGATAGTAACTCCAATTTCAATATTAATTTTTGGAGATGGTGCTATTGATAGAATTGGAGAAATTCCAAGGGGAGTTCCATCTTTAAATTTCCCAAGTTTTAATCAATATTTTCCAATCATTTTTAAGGCAGGATTAGTCCTCGCAGTACTTGGCGCAATTGACTCCTTACTAACATCTCTAGTAGCAGACAATATATCTCAAACAAAACATAATTCTGATAGAGAACTTATTGGTCAAGGAATAGGGAATGCTGTTGCCGGTCTGTTTTCAGGCTTACCTGGAGCCGGAGCAACAATGAGAACAGTTATTAATGTTAAATCTGGAGGATCCACTCCCATTTCTGGTATGGTACACTCAGTTGTCTTGTTGATAGTTTTAGTTGGCGCAGGTCCTTTAGCTGAGCAAATACCAACTGCCTTACTAGCAGGAATCCTTATAAAAGTTGGTCTAGATATTATTGATTGGGGGTTCTTGAGGAGGGCTCACAAATTATCTTTAAAAACTTCAGTTGTTATGTACGGCGTACTCCTAATGACTGTTTTTTGGGATTTAATTTGGGCAGTTTTAGTAGGCGTATTCATAGCAAATATGCTCACTATTGATTCAATAACCGAAACTCAACTAGAAGGTATGGATGAGGATAATCCTTTATCAGAAGATGATCAAGGGAAAAATGCATTGCCTGCTGATGAAAAAGCTCTTCTAGATAGATGTTCAGGCGAGGTAATGCTGTTTAGACTTAAAGGACCACTTAGTTTTGGAGCAGCTAAAGGCATATCTGAAAGAATGATGCTTGTAAGAAACTACAAAGTTTTGATATTAGATATCACTGATGTACCGCGACTTGGAGTTACTGCGACTCTGGCAATAGAAGATATGATGCAAGAAGCAAAAAATAATTCCAGAAAAGCATTTGTTGCTGGTGCTAATGAAAAAGTAAAAGATAGATTAGCTAAGTTTGGAGTTGAAGGCATTATTGAAACAAGAAAAGAAGCTTTAGAAACTGCTCTAAATGAAATAGCTTAG
- a CDS encoding sodium-dependent bicarbonate transport family permease, translated as MEINPILQNVLAPPVLFFLIGAISVLFKSDLEIPAPLPKLFSLYLLLAIGFKGGIEIQKSGFTDQVLPTLSAAILMSLVIPLIGFLILRFKFDVFNSAAIAAAYGSISAVTFISAESFLESQKIAFDGFMVGALALMESPAIIVGLLLVKFAAPKNRPKSRKMHLSAILHESLLNGSVYLLLSSLIVGFLTASSNPSGIAKMEPFTGQLFYGAECFFLLDMGIVAAQRLPRLKNAGSFLIGFAIFMPLFNSFIGVFVARFLSLGHGNALLFVVLCASASYLAVPAAMRMTVPEAKSSYYISTTLGLTFPFNIVLGIPIYMSLVNNIIPLSPL; from the coding sequence ATGGAAATAAATCCAATTCTGCAAAATGTATTAGCCCCGCCAGTTCTTTTCTTTTTGATTGGAGCAATTTCAGTACTATTTAAATCTGATTTAGAAATACCCGCTCCATTACCTAAACTCTTCTCCCTTTATTTGCTACTAGCTATTGGGTTTAAAGGAGGTATAGAGATACAGAAAAGTGGTTTTACAGATCAAGTATTGCCTACTTTAAGTGCTGCAATACTGATGTCACTTGTAATCCCGCTTATTGGTTTTTTAATTTTAAGATTCAAGTTTGATGTGTTTAATTCAGCCGCAATAGCAGCAGCATACGGTTCAATTAGTGCTGTTACATTTATTTCCGCAGAAAGTTTTTTGGAAAGTCAAAAAATAGCCTTTGATGGGTTTATGGTTGGCGCCTTAGCTTTAATGGAATCTCCTGCAATCATTGTTGGATTATTACTTGTGAAATTTGCAGCTCCCAAAAATAGACCAAAATCAAGAAAAATGCATCTTAGCGCAATATTACACGAATCACTTTTGAATGGATCAGTTTATTTATTGCTCTCAAGCTTAATTGTAGGATTTCTCACTGCTTCCAGTAATCCTTCAGGGATTGCAAAAATGGAGCCTTTTACTGGACAATTATTCTATGGAGCAGAATGCTTCTTCTTGTTAGATATGGGAATAGTCGCTGCTCAAAGATTGCCGAGACTAAAGAATGCAGGTTCGTTCTTGATTGGATTTGCCATTTTTATGCCTTTGTTTAACTCATTTATTGGTGTTTTCGTTGCAAGATTTTTATCTTTAGGACATGGCAACGCACTTTTATTTGTGGTTTTATGTGCAAGCGCCTCTTATTTAGCAGTTCCTGCAGCGATGAGGATGACAGTTCCAGAAGCTAAATCTAGTTATTATATTTCAACTACACTAGGTCTAACTTTCCCATTCAATATAGTTCTTGGCATTCCCATATATATGAGTTTAGTAAATAACATTATCCCATTGTCCCCCTTATAA
- a CDS encoding P-II family nitrogen regulator, translating to MKRLDLIFSERELDAIIKTLEKANVPGYTVMKHATGRGPERVVTEDMEFTGLGANAHVIVFCEQELIDKMRDNIRDDLSYYGGVAYISEATPL from the coding sequence ATGAAAAGATTAGACTTGATATTTAGTGAAAGAGAACTAGATGCAATCATTAAAACATTAGAAAAAGCTAATGTTCCCGGATATACAGTTATGAAACACGCCACAGGCAGAGGGCCTGAAAGAGTTGTTACTGAAGATATGGAATTTACAGGATTAGGAGCCAATGCTCATGTAATTGTTTTTTGTGAGCAAGAATTAATAGATAAAATGAGAGATAACATCAGGGACGATTTAAGCTACTACGGAGGAGTTGCTTATATTTCTGAAGCAACACCCCTTTAA
- a CDS encoding NAD(P)/FAD-dependent oxidoreductase, with translation MEIIESDVVIIGGGPAGCTCALYTSRSNLKTVILDKNPSVGALAITHQIANYPGVPVDISGEKLLTLMREQAVQYGTDYRRAQVFGIDASGEWKMVYTPEGTFKAKALVLASGAMGRPASFKGEADFLGKGVSYCATCDGAFYKNREVAVVGVNKEAIEEATVLTKFASTVHWITSSDPKSDNEEAMELMDNSNIKHWSRTRLLEILGDDMGVNGVVVKNKQEENPINLNLDGVFVYMSGSKPITDFLGDQIALKEDGGVIVDDFMSTNSDGVWAIGDIRNTPFKQAVVAASDGCIAAMSIDRYLNSRKNIRVDWIHS, from the coding sequence TTGGAAATCATTGAGTCAGATGTAGTTATTATCGGAGGAGGCCCGGCTGGATGTACTTGCGCACTTTATACATCTCGTTCAAACTTAAAGACTGTAATTTTAGATAAAAATCCATCTGTTGGCGCCTTAGCAATTACTCATCAAATAGCTAATTATCCAGGTGTTCCTGTTGATATAAGTGGAGAAAAATTACTTACCCTAATGAGAGAACAGGCTGTGCAATACGGCACAGACTATAGAAGAGCGCAAGTGTTTGGAATAGATGCTAGTGGAGAATGGAAAATGGTTTATACGCCCGAAGGCACTTTTAAAGCTAAAGCACTTGTACTTGCAAGTGGAGCCATGGGCAGGCCTGCATCATTTAAGGGCGAAGCGGATTTTCTTGGTAAAGGAGTAAGTTATTGTGCTACATGTGATGGGGCTTTTTATAAAAATAGAGAAGTTGCTGTTGTTGGAGTGAACAAGGAGGCAATTGAAGAGGCAACTGTTCTAACTAAATTTGCATCAACTGTGCATTGGATTACATCAAGTGATCCTAAATCAGATAATGAAGAGGCTATGGAATTGATGGATAATTCAAATATAAAACATTGGAGTAGAACAAGATTGTTGGAAATATTGGGAGATGATATGGGTGTGAATGGGGTTGTTGTTAAAAATAAACAAGAAGAAAATCCTATCAATTTAAATTTAGATGGAGTGTTTGTCTACATGAGTGGTTCAAAGCCTATTACTGATTTTTTAGGGGATCAAATTGCTTTAAAAGAAGACGGAGGAGTTATTGTTGATGACTTTATGTCTACAAACTCTGATGGAGTATGGGCTATTGGAGATATAAGAAATACACCATTTAAACAAGCCGTAGTTGCGGCTTCTGATGGATGTATTGCTGCGATGTCAATTGATAGATACTTAAATAGTCGAAAAAATATAAGAGTAGATTGGATTCATTCTTAA
- a CDS encoding ABC1 kinase family protein: MSYNILHYRLKKLKRAFLIWKTLISLLINLWIDNIRFTIFQTKKNKKSRVQIKRARWFTNQLIKLGSAFIKIGQLLSARPDLIPNTWIQELSKLQDQVPNFSFAQVEETIKVELGSKFNEIDQIISDPVGSASLAQVHKATLKNGKKVVFKVQRPNLKELFIIDLGIMQQIAGLLQKNKNWSRGRNWVEIAKECRKVLMKELDFNCEAQYAARFRQQFLDDENIEVPEVIWDLSSEKVLCLSYLEGTKISDLEKLQSQEIDLPKIAEIGAISYLKQLVNYGFFHADPHPGNLAVSNEGKLIFYDFGMMGNISNNLQTRLGGMVKAAALRDASSLVSQLQQAGLISKDIDVGPVRRLVRLMLKEALTPPFSPNIIEKLSGDLYELVYETPFQLPVDLIFVMRALSTFEGVGRMLDPGFNLVSVTKPYLIELMTSNNQTPNDLINQFGRQVGELGSKAVGIPKRIDESLERLEQGDLQLQIRMGESDRQFKKMFTAQKTLGHSILIGSLSIASALLVTNKQNNFALLPLFFALPISVDWIKCQLSMRKGSRLEKLKR, encoded by the coding sequence ATGAGTTACAACATTCTTCATTATCGTTTAAAAAAATTGAAGAGGGCCTTTCTTATTTGGAAAACTCTGATTTCGCTTTTAATAAATTTATGGATAGATAATATTAGATTTACAATTTTCCAAACTAAGAAGAATAAAAAAAGTAGGGTCCAAATTAAAAGAGCTAGGTGGTTTACTAATCAATTAATAAAACTTGGATCAGCATTTATTAAAATTGGACAATTATTATCAGCGAGACCTGATTTAATTCCTAATACCTGGATACAGGAATTGTCTAAATTGCAAGATCAAGTTCCTAATTTTTCATTTGCGCAAGTTGAAGAAACTATAAAAGTAGAACTAGGATCTAAGTTTAATGAAATAGATCAAATAATATCTGATCCGGTTGGATCAGCATCACTAGCTCAGGTCCATAAGGCGACTTTAAAAAATGGTAAGAAAGTAGTATTTAAAGTTCAAAGACCTAATTTAAAAGAATTGTTTATTATAGATTTGGGCATAATGCAGCAAATAGCGGGCTTATTGCAGAAAAATAAGAATTGGAGTCGAGGTAGAAACTGGGTTGAGATTGCTAAAGAGTGTAGGAAAGTTCTCATGAAGGAGCTTGATTTTAATTGTGAAGCACAATATGCCGCAAGATTTAGACAGCAATTTCTTGATGATGAAAATATTGAAGTTCCTGAAGTAATTTGGGATTTAAGCAGTGAAAAAGTCCTTTGTTTAAGTTATCTAGAAGGAACAAAAATAAGCGATTTAGAAAAATTACAATCACAAGAAATTGATCTACCTAAAATTGCAGAAATAGGCGCCATCAGTTATTTAAAACAATTAGTAAATTACGGTTTTTTTCATGCAGACCCTCATCCAGGGAATCTAGCAGTTTCAAATGAAGGTAAATTGATTTTTTATGATTTTGGAATGATGGGCAATATCTCAAATAATCTTCAAACAAGATTAGGAGGGATGGTTAAGGCTGCTGCTTTAAGAGACGCCTCATCACTTGTCAGTCAATTACAACAAGCTGGGCTAATTTCAAAAGATATTGATGTAGGACCAGTCAGAAGATTAGTCAGATTGATGCTTAAAGAAGCCTTAACTCCACCATTTAGTCCAAATATTATTGAAAAATTATCTGGAGATTTATACGAACTTGTTTATGAAACACCATTTCAACTACCAGTAGATTTAATTTTTGTGATGAGAGCTTTATCAACTTTTGAAGGAGTTGGTAGAATGCTTGACCCAGGGTTTAACCTTGTATCAGTTACCAAGCCTTATTTAATAGAACTTATGACTTCAAATAATCAAACTCCAAACGATTTAATTAACCAATTTGGAAGGCAAGTAGGTGAACTAGGATCGAAAGCTGTTGGTATTCCCAAAAGAATAGATGAAAGTTTAGAAAGATTAGAGCAGGGCGATTTACAATTACAAATAAGAATGGGAGAGTCTGACAGGCAATTCAAAAAAATGTTTACTGCTCAAAAAACTTTAGGCCATTCAATTCTTATAGGAAGCTTATCAATTGCTTCTGCTTTACTAGTAACCAATAAACAAAATAATTTTGCATTGTTGCCTCTTTTTTTTGCACTACCAATAAGTGTTGATTGGATAAAATGCCAATTAAGTATGAGAAAAGGCTCACGTTTAGAAAAACTTAAGCGCTAA
- the eno gene encoding phosphopyruvate hydratase produces MKETIDFLIDTIEARQVLDSRGNPTVEAEVFLECGASGRAIVPSGASTGAHEAHELRDGGTKYMGKGVLNAVNKIHETISPALCGLTALDQTAVDKLMIEIDGTPNKSNLGANSILAVSLATARASANALDVPLYRYLGDPLSNLLPVPLMNVINGGAHAPNSLDFQEFMLVPHGVNNFSESLRMGTEIFHSLKSLLDQKGLSTAVGDEGGFAPNLSSSEEAGDLLLEAIQKAGFKPGEQVSLALDAASTEFYSDGIYKYEGKSLNSSEMISYLSRLVSNYPIVSIEDGLAEDDWEGWSELNKELGNKVQLVGDDLFVTNTERLRKGIIEKSANSILIKVNQIGTLTETLEAIELAKMSGFTSVISHRSGETEDTTIADLSVATRSGQIKTGSLSRSERIAKYNRLLKIEEELGNQARFAGALGLGPKNI; encoded by the coding sequence GTGAAAGAAACTATTGATTTTCTTATTGATACTATTGAAGCAAGGCAAGTCCTTGATTCAAGAGGTAATCCAACTGTAGAGGCAGAAGTATTTTTGGAATGTGGTGCAAGTGGTAGAGCAATTGTTCCCAGCGGAGCTAGTACTGGTGCTCATGAAGCACATGAATTAAGAGATGGTGGTACAAAATACATGGGGAAGGGTGTTTTAAATGCTGTTAATAAAATTCATGAAACAATATCCCCGGCTTTATGTGGTTTGACGGCTTTAGATCAAACTGCAGTAGATAAATTAATGATTGAAATTGATGGAACTCCTAATAAATCTAACCTTGGAGCAAATTCAATCCTTGCAGTAAGTCTTGCAACTGCCAGAGCATCAGCAAATGCTTTAGACGTTCCACTATATAGGTATCTTGGAGATCCATTATCCAATCTCCTTCCAGTGCCACTGATGAATGTAATAAATGGCGGTGCTCATGCGCCAAATAGTCTTGATTTTCAGGAATTTATGCTTGTCCCACATGGAGTTAATAATTTCAGTGAATCATTAAGAATGGGTACTGAAATTTTTCACTCATTAAAATCATTACTTGATCAAAAAGGTCTATCTACTGCTGTAGGCGATGAGGGTGGATTTGCACCTAATCTGTCATCAAGTGAAGAGGCAGGGGACTTATTATTAGAAGCAATTCAAAAAGCCGGATTTAAGCCTGGTGAGCAGGTATCTTTAGCTTTAGATGCTGCTAGTACTGAATTTTATAGTGATGGTATTTATAAATATGAAGGGAAAAGTTTAAATAGTTCTGAAATGATTTCATATCTTTCAAGATTAGTTTCAAATTATCCAATAGTTTCGATAGAAGATGGTTTAGCAGAGGATGATTGGGAGGGTTGGTCAGAATTAAACAAAGAATTAGGAAATAAAGTTCAGCTTGTAGGTGATGATTTATTCGTTACTAATACAGAAAGGTTAAGGAAAGGGATTATAGAAAAATCTGCCAATTCAATCCTAATAAAGGTAAATCAAATTGGAACATTAACTGAAACTTTGGAAGCTATTGAGTTAGCTAAAATGTCCGGTTTCACAAGTGTTATTAGTCATAGAAGTGGTGAGACTGAAGATACCACAATTGCTGATTTATCTGTCGCAACACGATCGGGTCAGATCAAGACCGGTTCTTTGAGTAGAAGTGAAAGGATTGCAAAATACAATAGGCTTTTAAAAATTGAGGAGGAATTGGGAAATCAAGCAAGATTCGCAGGAGCTTTAGGTTTAGGTCCCAAAAATATATAG